The Actinomycetota bacterium region ACGTGGCGGCACCTGCTGCCGGTCCTCGCCGACGCCGGCTTCCGGGCCGTCGCCATCGACCTGCGTGGCTACGGCGGCTCGGACCACACCCCGCACGGCTACGACCCGTTTACGTTGTCCGCGGACGTCGCCGGGGTCATCGGTTCCCTCGGACAGGCCGACGCGGTCGTGGTGGGCCACGGCTGGGGCGGACTGGTCGCCTGGAGCATGGCCGTGCTGGAGCCAGACGTGGTCCGGGCCATCGTGCCGGTGGCGGTACCGCATCCCCGACGGCTGCGCGCGGCGATCCTGCGCCGCCCCGGCCAGCTGCGGCGGTCGTCGTACGCCGTCGGTCTGCAGTGGCCGTTCCTCCCGGAGCGCAGCCTCGCCCGTGACGACGCCGCCCGCGTCGAGTGGTTGCTGCGGGCGTGGTCGGGCACGCCGGGCTGGCCGGACGACGAAACCGCTTCGACCTACCGCGCCGCGATGCTGCTGGGCTCCACCACTCATACGTCGGTGGAGTACCACCGCTGGGCGCTCCGTTCGGTCGCGCGGCCGGACGGCTTGCGATACGCCCGAGCCATGCGTACGCCGGTCGACGTCTCCGTGCTCCACGTCCACGGCGGCTCCGATCCGACGATCCTCGCCGCGTCCATGGTCGGCAGCCAGCGCTGGGTCGCCGGCAGCTACCGGCTCGAGGTACTCGACGGATTGGGGCACTTCCCCCACGAAGAAGCGCCGGACCGGTTCGCCGGGACGCTGCTGCCGTGGCTGGAGACCGAGGACCGGTGAGCCCCGCGAGCCGGGACCCGGGCGGCGACGCGACGGCCGGCGGACGTGAGAGAGCCGGCGGACGTGAGAGAGCCGGCGGACGTGAGGAACCAGATGGGCGTCCGGCGCCGGTCGGTGACCGGCCACGCGACGCGCTGGGTCGGCCGCTACCAGCCGATGCCGACCCGGCGCTGGTCGTCCCCGGAGTGCCGGAGCGGTCGTTCGTCGACGGCTCCACCGCGGCTTCGGAGGCTGCGACGTACCTCGCCTCCGGTCGGCCGTTCCACGCCCACGAGGTGTACGAGCA contains the following coding sequences:
- a CDS encoding alpha/beta hydrolase, whose product is MTVDDAAAQSEAVVRRPGPWTHRDVSANGARFHVVEAGDGPLVVLLHGFPTFWWTWRHLLPVLADAGFRAVAIDLRGYGGSDHTPHGYDPFTLSADVAGVIGSLGQADAVVVGHGWGGLVAWSMAVLEPDVVRAIVPVAVPHPRRLRAAILRRPGQLRRSSYAVGLQWPFLPERSLARDDAARVEWLLRAWSGTPGWPDDETASTYRAAMLLGSTTHTSVEYHRWALRSVARPDGLRYARAMRTPVDVSVLHVHGGSDPTILAASMVGSQRWVAGSYRLEVLDGLGHFPHEEAPDRFAGTLLPWLETEDR
- a CDS encoding DUF309 domain-containing protein, encoding MGRRQLPARGTRRIGALPPRRSAGPVRRDAAAVAGDRGPVSPASRDPGGDATAGGRERAGGRERAGGREEPDGRPAPVGDRPRDALGRPLPADADPALVVPGVPERSFVDGSTAASEAATYLASGRPFHAHEVYEQRWRCAPPLERPAWQALAQYAAALTQEARGKSRGAHLLAARALSLWNSYDGPTLPGVDEAAVVAELHRLAAV